A genomic segment from Plasmodium sp. gorilla clade G2 genome assembly, chromosome: 3 encodes:
- a CDS encoding erythrocyte membrane protein 1, PfEMP1, putative — MIKLETNLKAIFKKIHEPKWRRTMVKYASDNGKFQPPYKKLREDWWEANRKEIWEAMTCYCPGRSSFNNTYQRMKSRDDSEVSNIMLRYAPSTGGSNLKNPLLRIYVKIPGIQRKPYYYTLWKYRNTDVNKPGGLHDTEQKRENRSTWLRQCVYVDQLKITTLTISTFYDTPANWYVQNNNTQPSVSSVILEDSYHSMPMVTYIPMKRD, encoded by the exons ATGATAAAGCTAGAAACTAATTTGAAAgctatatttaaaaagattCACGAACCAAAATGGAGGCGGACAATGGTAAAATATGCTAGTGATAACGGAAAATTCCAACCcccatataaaaaattgagAGAAGACTGGTGGGAAGCGAACAGAAAAGAAATATGGGAAGCAATGACCTGCTACTGCCCCGGACGAAGCTCATTTAATAATACCTATCAACGGATG AAATCTAGAGATGATTCGGAGGTAT CGAACATCATGTTAAGATACGCTCCATCCACTGGAGGGAGTAATCTCAAGAATCCTTTACTTCGAATATATGTGAAGATTCCAGGAATACa ACGGAAACCCTATTACTATACTTTATGGAAATATAGAAATACGGATGTAAATAAACCTGGTGGATTAC ACGATACGGAACAAAAGCGAGAGAATAGATCCACATGGCTCAGACAATGTGTTTATGTTGATCAATTGAAAATTACTACTTTAACCATTTCAACATTTTATGACACTCCA GCGAATTGGTATGTGCAGAACAATAATACACAACCTTCCGTCAGTTCTGTGATCTTGGAGGATAGTTATCATTCCATGCCAATGGTTACTTATATACCAATGAAGCGTGACTGA